From a region of the Neobacillus niacini genome:
- a CDS encoding cobyric acid synthase, which yields MAEALKLMFQGTNSDVGKSVVVTAFCRIFAQDGYKTVPFKSQNMALNSYITVDGKEIGRAQGVQAEAAGIQATTDMNPILLKPNRDNQSQIVVHGKPYKNIEARAYRQEFFQTGIELIKESLAVLSEKYERIVIEGAGSPAEINLNDREMVNMRVARMADAPVILIGDIEKGGVFASLVGTLQLMDPNDRDRIIGVIINKFRGDIRLLESGLTWFEEYTGKPVLGVIPYLENLNIDAEDSMILNQYTSVRNTEKELDIAVIQYPKISNFTDVDPFFTEPDCHVRFITRADQLHSPDLVILPGSKNTIEDLLFLRKSGIAEKIVELQQKHESLLFGICGGYQMLGEKIEDPFAIESLHHEIEGLRLLPIRTTITKDKTTVLSNGLLHFNGKHFNVSGYEIHMGETWTTRESWGLIDTQGQSDGCKTAHERIIGTYFHGIFHNDEFRKELLNQIRQGKGLEPIHRRVSFNQLREEAFDLLADHVRSHVKLDLIEQKMKDFTKRRISQ from the coding sequence ATGGCTGAGGCTCTTAAATTGATGTTTCAAGGTACCAATTCAGATGTCGGCAAAAGTGTCGTCGTGACGGCCTTTTGCCGTATATTCGCCCAGGACGGATATAAAACGGTTCCTTTTAAGTCACAAAATATGGCGTTAAACTCTTATATCACAGTGGATGGAAAAGAAATAGGAAGAGCACAAGGGGTCCAGGCCGAAGCGGCAGGGATTCAGGCGACAACTGATATGAATCCGATTCTGCTCAAGCCGAATCGGGATAACCAATCCCAAATTGTGGTCCATGGAAAACCGTATAAAAATATCGAAGCCAGAGCGTATCGCCAGGAATTCTTTCAAACGGGTATTGAGCTTATTAAAGAATCGCTTGCTGTTCTGTCAGAAAAGTATGAACGGATTGTCATTGAAGGAGCGGGCAGTCCTGCCGAGATTAATCTGAATGACAGGGAAATGGTCAATATGCGGGTCGCAAGAATGGCTGACGCCCCTGTGATTTTGATTGGGGATATCGAAAAAGGCGGAGTTTTTGCCAGTTTAGTAGGAACCCTTCAGCTTATGGACCCTAATGACCGTGACCGAATCATCGGCGTCATCATCAATAAATTCCGCGGTGATATACGGCTTTTGGAATCTGGTTTAACATGGTTTGAGGAATATACAGGAAAACCGGTTCTGGGAGTGATTCCTTATTTGGAGAATTTAAACATTGATGCCGAGGATTCCATGATATTAAATCAATATACATCGGTCCGAAATACCGAAAAAGAACTTGATATTGCGGTGATACAGTATCCGAAAATCTCCAATTTCACCGACGTCGATCCTTTTTTTACCGAACCTGATTGCCATGTCCGGTTTATTACAAGAGCAGACCAATTACACAGCCCAGATTTAGTGATTCTTCCTGGGAGCAAGAATACGATCGAGGATTTGCTGTTTTTAAGAAAAAGTGGTATCGCCGAGAAAATCGTGGAATTGCAGCAAAAGCACGAATCCCTTCTATTTGGAATTTGCGGCGGCTATCAAATGCTCGGTGAAAAAATCGAGGATCCGTTTGCCATTGAGTCACTTCACCATGAAATCGAAGGTCTCCGCTTACTGCCCATCAGGACGACCATTACAAAAGACAAGACGACCGTGTTATCAAACGGACTCCTACACTTTAACGGCAAACATTTCAACGTGTCAGGTTATGAGATTCATATGGGAGAAACGTGGACGACCCGAGAATCCTGGGGACTAATCGATACACAAGGCCAATCAGATGGTTGTAAAACCGCACATGAAAGAATCATTGGTACTTACTTCCATGGGATTTTTCATAATGATGAATTTCGTAAGGAACTGCTGAATCAGATTCGCCAAGGAAAAGGATTGGAGCCGATTCATCGTCGTGTATCCTTCAACCAATTGCGTGAA
- a CDS encoding methyltransferase domain-containing protein, whose translation MIKGTPLQFDFEKLWKEGMLDWHGKMPERMVDDVLEEAYWAQSMKKKTYKQTDNYAKKIYKKMKQHIPQNSSCIEIGPGWGNYTFQLRQDVKSLTLVDGSESVLAYLFQYFENDTNLQYVHSKWEEAQIEQHDVVIGVNCFYRMYEMNAALKKMNSLAKKRAIIGLTTGPIQPHYVILDEQFGYDIKHPRRDYITIVNMLYQLGIYANCEMLKLEREIRYDTLQQLYEAQSKKILSPRFDMAHVKASLERFIAREDGQYVYRYPFYAAIISWEPVKLHD comes from the coding sequence ATGATAAAAGGAACCCCTTTACAATTTGATTTTGAAAAGCTGTGGAAAGAAGGCATGTTAGACTGGCATGGCAAAATGCCAGAACGAATGGTCGATGATGTGCTGGAAGAAGCATATTGGGCTCAGTCCATGAAGAAAAAAACATACAAGCAAACAGATAACTATGCAAAAAAAATTTACAAAAAAATGAAACAACATATCCCCCAAAATTCAAGTTGTATTGAAATTGGGCCGGGATGGGGCAACTATACCTTCCAACTCCGTCAAGATGTCAAAAGTTTAACGTTAGTGGATGGTTCTGAAAGTGTGCTTGCTTATTTATTTCAATACTTTGAAAACGATACAAATCTTCAGTACGTTCATAGTAAATGGGAAGAAGCGCAAATTGAGCAGCATGATGTTGTTATTGGGGTGAACTGCTTTTATCGTATGTATGAAATGAATGCGGCACTGAAAAAAATGAACAGTCTTGCCAAAAAGCGTGCCATCATTGGTTTAACAACAGGACCTATTCAACCGCATTACGTTATTTTAGATGAGCAGTTTGGCTATGACATTAAACATCCTCGCCGTGATTATATTACCATCGTCAATATGCTGTATCAGTTAGGAATTTATGCAAATTGTGAAATGCTCAAGCTGGAGCGTGAGATTCGTTATGATACATTGCAGCAATTATATGAAGCTCAAAGCAAAAAAATCTTATCACCTCGGTTTGATATGGCACATGTGAAAGCATCACTCGAACGCTTTATAGCAAGGGAGGATGGCCAGTATGTATACCGTTACCCATTCTATGCTGCGATCATTAGTTGGGAGCCTGTGAAGTTACATGACTAA
- a CDS encoding CbiX/SirB N-terminal domain-containing protein — MTTWNLTQMQRHLLICNGATCMGAGAEEVTQQIRDEIRKNRLDEHIHTSRTRCNGRCKDKCVVIDYPKGTWYSVQHEETARDIVHEAVEHDAIIYSMEHGVRKRSENRIKGIDKYKKGKGPMKKAVLFVGHGSRLEAGNIEVREFIGQMKEYIDPALLVETCFLEFASPNIEDGIQLCVEQGADEIHVIPIILLHAGHSKLHIPAEIEHAKEHFPDVHFTYGQTIGVHEEVFEILKSRLTEAGFDVDQKHEDTAILLIGRGGSDPYANGDFYKISRLLWEKLNVPIVESAFMGVTTPTVQDGMERCIKLGAKKIIMLPYFLFTGILMERMNKMAEQFKESYPHISIDIAQYFGYHPKLRTVLLERMNQALNGTSTGMQDLENFRKYAEEQGYEHHHHHHN; from the coding sequence ATGACAACATGGAATTTAACGCAAATGCAGCGTCACTTACTCATTTGCAATGGGGCAACCTGTATGGGAGCAGGTGCTGAGGAGGTCACGCAGCAAATTCGTGACGAAATCCGGAAAAACCGTTTAGATGAGCATATTCATACATCGCGTACACGATGTAACGGCCGCTGTAAAGATAAATGCGTTGTAATTGATTACCCAAAAGGGACATGGTATTCGGTTCAACATGAAGAAACCGCACGTGATATTGTTCATGAAGCAGTTGAACATGATGCGATTATTTATTCAATGGAGCACGGTGTGCGGAAACGTAGCGAAAATCGAATTAAAGGAATCGATAAATACAAGAAAGGTAAAGGACCAATGAAAAAAGCTGTATTATTTGTTGGACATGGCAGCAGGCTCGAGGCAGGGAATATAGAAGTTCGCGAATTTATCGGGCAAATGAAAGAATACATTGATCCAGCCCTTTTAGTAGAAACATGTTTTTTAGAATTTGCATCACCAAATATTGAAGATGGGATTCAGCTGTGTGTTGAACAAGGTGCGGATGAAATCCATGTAATTCCTATCATATTATTACATGCAGGACACTCAAAACTGCACATTCCTGCTGAAATTGAACATGCTAAAGAGCATTTCCCAGATGTTCATTTTACCTATGGCCAAACAATAGGTGTTCATGAGGAAGTTTTTGAAATCTTAAAATCAAGACTTACTGAAGCAGGTTTTGATGTGGATCAAAAGCATGAGGATACGGCCATTTTATTAATTGGACGAGGCGGCAGCGATCCATATGCTAATGGTGATTTTTATAAAATCAGCAGATTATTGTGGGAGAAATTAAATGTACCTATTGTTGAAAGTGCCTTTATGGGAGTAACGACGCCAACTGTGCAGGATGGGATGGAACGCTGCATTAAATTAGGCGCAAAAAAAATCATCATGCTGCCGTATTTTTTATTTACGGGTATTTTAATGGAAAGAATGAATAAAATGGCCGAACAGTTTAAAGAGTCTTATCCGCATATATCAATTGATATTGCTCAGTATTTTGGCTATCATCCAAAGTTAAGAACGGTACTCTTAGAACGAATGAATCAAGCCTTGAACGGTACTTCGACTGGAATGCAAGATTTAGAGAATTTCCGTAAATATGCGGAAGAACAAGGGTATGAACATCATCACCATCACCATAATTAG